Proteins co-encoded in one Papaver somniferum cultivar HN1 chromosome 5, ASM357369v1, whole genome shotgun sequence genomic window:
- the LOC113280652 gene encoding uncharacterized protein LOC113280652: MKAVSCYPGSHNSAQITQNIMCACSFDMLFTFVYTGWEGTSNDARVLMDAISNEENKFPMPREGKYYVVDSAYTNMPGFLTPYRGERYHLRDFRGRSRQAKGAMELFNHRHSSLRNVIERFFGVWKSRFPILKCMPNYPLRRQRLIPVACCTLHNFIRLNSRNGELFRQFMAEDLLVADEESSSTGQESTTIDIDVSTTNIELMNNVRYDIAGTMWIYHQRRHHHQRL; encoded by the exons ATGAAGGCAGTGTCATGTTACCCCGGAAGTCATAATTCAGCTCAAATCACGCAGAACATTATGTGTGCTTGCTCGTTCGATATGTTGTTCACATTTGTATATACGGGATGGGAAGGAACTTCCAATGATGCAAGAGTACTCATGGATGCCATATCGAACGAAGAAAACAAATTCCCAATGCCCAGAGAAG GAAAGTATTATGTTGTTGACTCCGCTTACACAAACATGCCTGGGTTTTTGACACCTTATCGTGGAGAACGGTATCACTTGCGTGATTTTAGGGGAAGAAGTCGACAAGCAAAGGGTGCTATGGAATTATTCAATCATAGGCACTCCTCTTTACGTAATGTTATTGAACGTTTTTTTGGAGTGTGGAAAAGTAGGTTTCCAATATTGAAATGCATGCCAAATTATCCACTTCGCAGACAAAGACTCATTCCCGTTGCATGTTGTACTTTACACAACTTCATTCGCTTAAATTCAAGGAATGGCGAACTGTTTCGTCAATTCATGGCAGAAGATCTTCTAGTGGCAGATGAAGAAAGTTCAAGTACTGGTCAAGAAAGCACAACAATTGACATTGATGTTAGCACAACGAATATTGAGCTGATGAATAATGTTAGATATGACATAGCAGGGACAATGTGGATTTATCATCAACGCCGACATCACCACCAACGCCTTTAG
- the LOC113284460 gene encoding ran-binding protein 1 homolog c-like: protein MEIIGKKEEMALLSFLNIEKLRNFVWLLEVIANHPVLPTILVQQHTGNGSQISWFVHATDLSDGELKEEVFCVRFVYMEGFWAFAKPGGL from the exons ATGGAAATAATTGGTAAGAAAGAGGAAATGGCTTTATTAAGCTTCTTAAACATAGAGAAACTAAGAAATTTCGTTTGGTTACTGGAGGTTATTGCTAATCATCCAG ttcTTCCTACAATTTTGGTTCAACAACACACTGGGAATGGGAGTCAGATATCATGGTTCGTGCATGCTACTGATTTGTCTGATGGTGAATTAAAAGAAGAGGTGTTCTGTGTTCGATTTGTATACATGGAGG GTTTCTGGGCATTTGCCAAACCTGGAGGTCTATGA
- the LOC113278506 gene encoding monothiol glutaredoxin-S3-like: protein MERVTRLVSQRAVVIFSKSTCCMSHTIKTLFYDLGVNPTVHELDEEPRAGKEIEKALIRLGCSPSVPAVFIGGELVGGANEVVTLHLSSSLVPLLKQAGAIWL, encoded by the coding sequence ATGGAGAGAGTAACAAGATTGGTATCACAAAGAGCTGTAGTGATCTTTAGCAAGAGTACATGTTGTATGAGTCATACTATCAAGACCCTTTTCTATGATCTTGGTGTAAACCCAACAGTCCATGAACTCGATGAAGAACCCAGAGCAGGAAAAGAAATCGAGAAAGCACTTATAAGGTTGGGATGTAGTCCTTCGGTACCTGCCGTATTTATCGGTGGTGAGCTAGTTGGTGGAGCTAATGAAGTTGTGACTCTTCATCTCAGTAGCTCTCTCGTTCCATTGCTAAAGCAAGCAGGAGCTATCTGGCTTTGA
- the LOC113278507 gene encoding monothiol glutaredoxin-S3-like codes for MERVTRLASQRAVVIFSKSTCCMSHTIKTLFYDLGVNPTVHELDEEPRAGKEIEKALIRLGCSPSVPAVFIGGELVGGANENMTLHLSSSLVPLLKQAGAIWL; via the coding sequence ATGGAGAGAGTAACAAGATTGGCATCACAAAGAGCTGTAGTGATCTTTAGCAAGAGTACATGTTGTATGAGTCATACTATCAAGACCCTTTTCTATGATCTCGGAGTAAACCCAACAGTTCATGAACTCGATGAAGAACCCAGAGCAGGAAAAGAAATCGAGAAAGCACTTATAAGGTTGGGATGTAGTCCTTCGGTACCTGCCGTATTTATCGGTGGTGAGCTAGTTGGAGGAGCTAATGAAAATATGACTCTTCATCTCAGTAGCTCTCTCGTTCCATTGCTGAAGCAAGCAGGAGCTATCTGGCTTTGA
- the LOC113278508 gene encoding monothiol glutaredoxin-S3-like, translated as MERVTRLASQRAIVIFSKSTCCMSHTIKTLFYDLGVNPTVHELDEEPGAGKEIEKALISLGCNPSVPAIFIGGKLVGGVSEVMTLHLSCSLVPLLKQAGAIWL; from the coding sequence ATGGAGAGAGTAACAAGATTAGCATCACAAAGAGCTATAGTTATCTTTAGCAAGAGTACATGTTGTATGAGTCACACTATCAAGACCCTTTTCTATGATCTTGGTGTAAACCCAACAGTTCATGAACTCGACGAAGAACCCGGAGCAGGAAAAGAAATCGAGAAAGCGCTTATAAGTCTAGGATGTAATCCGTCGGTACCTGCCATATTTATCGGTGGTAAGCTAGTTGGTGGAGTTAGTGAAGTTATGACTCTTCATCTCAGTTGCTCTCTCGTTCCATTGCTAAAGCAAGCAGGAGCTATCTGGCTTTGA